A single window of Thermodesulfovibrionia bacterium DNA harbors:
- a CDS encoding PBP1A family penicillin-binding protein, with protein sequence MKRIIFRTIIILFVLGIGLGIGAYLAVLEGIPEIEEIKKYTPANGTKVYADDDTIIGELKIEKGIHAPISEVPEHLIQALVSVEDSNFWVHRGIDYIAILRALAKDVISGRMKEGASTITQQLAKVLFLTPEKTILRKLKEVALAFKIEKNLTKKEILELYLNKIYFGHGAYGVKMAAKTYFGKPVSDLDLAESALICGLIKAPSAYSPYSNLDKAKQRQYTVLSRMLKEGYISQEEMDKAYKQPLHLSSVRTAGYTPNYFLEYIRKYLEDKYGIDMVYKGGLKVYTTLNKDMEIAAVKALQKGLEDLDKRQGFRGVLGQKDLDFAKELKEKEPFDKVFMEAGDVMTGIVLKVSEQEAAVKAKGIIGRLLLKDAEWASRLIDQKGKTLKEFRDLKLNKILKPGDIIMVKVKTIWKNEPVFELEQEPRVQGAVIAIEPSTGYIRAIVGGYDFSKSEFNRAIFAERQAGSVIKPLIYAAAMDNGYTPASVIIDEPIVFENAALGDWKPGNYDNKYNGATRLRDALAHSRNIITIKLLQDIGVGKAVSFMSALGLNGPFPRDLTLALGSLSLTPIEITSAFSVFANDGVKMEPIAVKYIIDANGNTIESNRPGGTRVITSQTAFLATSMLEDVVNYGTGGRAKALNRPVAGKTGTTNDYIDAWFVGYTPELAAGVWVGFDDQQTIGKRETGSKAALPVWVDFMKETLDTLSPISNGARPFPVPEGIVTAVIDPVTGLLATNETEKLVEFFKEGTVPTEYSAGLSREKIMMHKEELKKTTPESDQGNVED encoded by the coding sequence ATGAAACGCATTATCTTCAGGACGATCATCATACTCTTTGTTTTAGGCATCGGCCTGGGCATCGGAGCTTATCTCGCTGTGCTTGAGGGCATACCTGAAATAGAAGAGATCAAAAAATACACACCTGCAAACGGAACAAAAGTATACGCTGACGATGACACCATAATAGGCGAACTGAAGATCGAGAAAGGCATACACGCCCCAATAAGCGAGGTGCCTGAACATCTCATACAGGCGCTTGTCTCTGTCGAGGATTCCAATTTCTGGGTTCACAGGGGCATCGACTACATTGCTATATTAAGGGCGCTGGCAAAAGATGTGATTTCCGGCAGGATGAAAGAAGGCGCGAGCACCATAACGCAGCAGCTCGCAAAGGTCCTCTTTCTTACCCCTGAGAAGACCATCCTTAGAAAACTCAAGGAAGTGGCCCTTGCCTTTAAGATCGAGAAGAACCTGACAAAGAAAGAGATACTTGAGCTTTACCTCAACAAGATATATTTCGGACACGGCGCATACGGAGTAAAGATGGCGGCAAAAACCTACTTCGGTAAGCCTGTATCTGATCTTGACCTTGCCGAATCAGCCTTGATCTGCGGGCTTATAAAAGCGCCCAGCGCTTACTCCCCGTACAGCAATCTGGATAAGGCAAAGCAGAGACAGTACACCGTCCTCAGCAGGATGCTCAAGGAGGGATATATAAGCCAGGAGGAAATGGATAAGGCTTACAAACAGCCGCTTCACCTATCAAGCGTAAGGACTGCAGGATATACCCCGAATTACTTTCTTGAGTATATAAGGAAATACCTCGAAGACAAATACGGCATAGATATGGTCTATAAAGGCGGCCTCAAGGTCTATACCACTTTAAATAAAGATATGGAGATAGCCGCTGTAAAAGCCCTTCAAAAAGGGCTGGAAGATCTCGACAAAAGACAGGGCTTCAGAGGGGTACTCGGACAGAAAGATCTTGATTTTGCAAAAGAGCTCAAGGAAAAAGAGCCGTTTGATAAGGTATTCATGGAGGCCGGGGATGTCATGACCGGCATAGTTCTCAAGGTATCTGAGCAGGAGGCTGCGGTTAAAGCAAAAGGGATAATCGGCAGGCTCTTGCTCAAAGATGCAGAATGGGCCTCAAGACTCATAGACCAAAAAGGAAAGACCCTTAAAGAGTTCAGGGACCTGAAGCTTAACAAGATACTTAAACCCGGCGATATAATAATGGTCAAGGTAAAAACGATATGGAAGAATGAACCTGTATTTGAACTTGAGCAGGAACCGCGTGTTCAGGGAGCGGTGATAGCGATTGAGCCTTCAACCGGTTACATCAGGGCGATAGTCGGAGGCTATGACTTCAGCAAGAGCGAGTTCAACAGGGCTATCTTCGCCGAAAGGCAGGCAGGCTCGGTAATAAAACCACTCATCTATGCAGCTGCCATGGATAACGGCTATACACCGGCAAGCGTGATCATAGATGAGCCTATAGTGTTTGAGAATGCAGCCTTAGGCGACTGGAAGCCGGGAAACTACGATAATAAATATAACGGTGCAACACGCCTGAGAGACGCGCTTGCGCACTCAAGGAATATCATAACGATAAAACTCCTTCAGGACATCGGTGTTGGAAAGGCTGTAAGCTTCATGAGCGCCCTGGGCCTCAACGGGCCCTTCCCCCGCGACCTTACGCTCGCACTCGGCAGCCTTAGCCTGACCCCTATAGAGATAACTTCGGCATTCTCTGTATTTGCCAATGACGGGGTAAAGATGGAGCCTATTGCCGTAAAATATATCATTGACGCGAACGGGAACACAATTGAGAGCAACAGGCCTGGCGGCACAAGGGTGATAACTTCTCAGACCGCTTTCCTTGCGACATCAATGCTTGAAGATGTGGTCAACTACGGTACAGGCGGACGGGCAAAGGCGCTTAACAGGCCGGTGGCAGGAAAGACCGGCACAACAAACGATTATATAGATGCATGGTTCGTTGGCTATACCCCTGAACTGGCCGCCGGAGTATGGGTAGGTTTTGACGACCAGCAAACTATTGGGAAAAGAGAAACTGGTTCAAAAGCGGCCCTTCCTGTGTGGGTAGATTTCATGAAGGAAACCCTTGACACCCTCTCACCCATAAGCAACGGCGCCAGGCCTTTTCCTGTCCCTGAAGGTATAGTCACAGCGGTCATAGACCCCGTAACAGGGCTTCTGGCTACAAATGAGACAGAAAAACTGGTAGAATTCTTTAAGGAAGGCACAGTGCCGACAGAGTATTCAGCAGGCCTTTCCAGAGAAAAGATCATGATGCATAAAGAGGAACTCAAAAAAACAACGCCCGAATCCGATCAGGGCAATGTGGAGGATTAA
- a CDS encoding tetratricopeptide repeat protein, producing the protein MKKALFTILLLLLSVSICMADEDLMKKAYSYYYQGKMAQAIVLMQEASADNPTPEQLYFIGYAYYKLKDFSNSRKYFDEAYKLNNNYSPVK; encoded by the coding sequence ATGAAAAAGGCTCTCTTTACAATCTTATTGCTGCTTCTTTCAGTTTCTATTTGCATGGCGGACGAGGATCTGATGAAAAAAGCATACTCCTACTACTATCAGGGGAAAATGGCACAGGCGATAGTGCTTATGCAGGAGGCATCTGCTGACAACCCCACTCCGGAACAGCTCTATTTTATCGGTTATGCTTATTACAAACTTAAGGACTTCAGCAATTCAAGAAAGTACTTTGATGAGGCATACAAGCTCAACAATAATTATTCCCCTGTAAAATAA
- the pyk gene encoding pyruvate kinase yields MRKAKIICTIGPASCTKKVVGQLISSGMNAARLNLSHGTHAEHRKAIDIIRSCAAKKGSPVAILLDLKGLKIRVGSLNNGSVHLKNGSTVALTSRNIKGDNKLIPILYNRLARDLKPGDNVFIDDGLLQLKILHNKENGLMAKVIEGGLLKERKGVNLPGVSISAPTLTKKDIEDIGFGVEAGVDYIAVSFVTTKMDISRVKHLLKKMGSDIPVIAKIETRQALHNIHEIINVSDGIMIARGDLGVEVPPEEVPIIQKQLIDNCNRSGKPVITATQMLESMTEHLNPTRAEAADVANAVIDGTDALMLSAETAAGKYPVRSLIMMDKIIRYTEEHRSEFVPVVEHSESFAHAIAEAACTAAVDVGAKVIVAFSRSGYTSLLVSKFRTHIPIIGFTVKEEVRRRMNLYHGIRPFKMNFPRSTDEMISESEKRLLEKGIVKKGDSIVIIATSPFAFGEKTNIMKLHMVGL; encoded by the coding sequence ATGAGAAAAGCAAAGATAATCTGCACTATCGGCCCTGCCAGCTGCACAAAGAAGGTGGTTGGCCAGCTAATAAGTTCAGGGATGAACGCGGCTAGGCTGAACCTTTCTCACGGCACACATGCCGAGCACAGAAAGGCCATTGATATCATCAGGTCATGCGCAGCAAAAAAAGGCAGCCCTGTTGCGATACTGCTTGACCTGAAAGGCCTTAAGATAAGAGTAGGTTCTTTGAATAATGGCTCTGTCCATCTTAAGAACGGCTCAACTGTTGCCCTGACCTCACGCAATATTAAAGGCGATAATAAGCTGATACCTATACTTTACAACAGGCTGGCAAGGGACTTGAAGCCCGGGGATAATGTCTTTATTGATGACGGGCTGCTTCAGCTCAAGATTCTGCATAATAAAGAGAACGGCTTGATGGCAAAGGTCATTGAAGGCGGCCTGCTTAAGGAGAGGAAAGGGGTTAACCTTCCGGGTGTCAGCATATCTGCCCCAACCCTCACAAAAAAAGATATCGAGGATATCGGGTTCGGGGTTGAGGCCGGTGTCGATTATATAGCAGTCTCATTTGTTACAACAAAAATGGACATATCAAGGGTGAAGCACCTTTTGAAGAAGATGGGCTCGGATATACCTGTTATCGCAAAGATAGAGACAAGACAGGCGCTCCATAACATCCATGAGATCATAAATGTATCTGACGGCATAATGATAGCGCGCGGCGATCTCGGAGTTGAGGTTCCGCCTGAAGAGGTGCCTATCATTCAGAAACAACTCATCGATAACTGCAACAGATCCGGTAAACCGGTCATCACAGCAACCCAGATGCTTGAGTCCATGACAGAACATCTTAACCCGACAAGGGCAGAGGCCGCTGATGTTGCGAACGCGGTCATTGACGGGACAGATGCGCTTATGCTTTCGGCTGAGACAGCGGCAGGGAAGTACCCTGTCAGGTCATTGATCATGATGGATAAGATCATAAGATATACCGAGGAACACAGGTCAGAGTTTGTGCCGGTTGTCGAGCATTCCGAATCTTTTGCCCATGCCATTGCAGAGGCTGCCTGTACGGCTGCCGTTGATGTAGGGGCAAAGGTCATAGTCGCATTCAGCAGGAGCGGCTATACCTCACTGCTCGTCTCAAAGTTCAGAACGCATATCCCGATAATCGGCTTTACTGTCAAAGAAGAGGTGAGGAGGAGGATGAACCTCTACCACGGCATAAGGCCGTTTAAAATGAATTTTCCACGGAGTACCGATGAGATGATATCCGAGTCAGAGAAGAGGCTTCTTGAGAAAGGCATTGTAAAAAAAGGCGACTCCATAGTCATCATCGCCACTTCGCCTTTTGCATTTGGCGAAAAGACCAATATAATGAAGCTGCACATGGTCGGCCTATGA
- the nadB gene encoding L-aspartate oxidase translates to MNPPVKTVDFLVIGGGVAGLRAAIELASSKSSIIVLTKDKPTESSTEYAQGGIAVALSDEDEIGIHYDDTIKAGDGLCDAEAVKVMVNEGPELILDLISWGAEFDKDGSKLDFSREAAHSRNRILHSHGDSTGKEIERTLINKVRTFPSITRYDFSFTLDLITIDNRCVGARVLRKGEIVDIYAKAVVLATGGAGELFAGTTNPSIATADGMAIAYRAGALLTDMEFIQFHPTTLFYPSAPPFLLSEAMRGEGAVLKNIKGERFMHLYHELAELAPRDVVSRAIVSEMVNTEAKHVYLDISHLDHNFIKKRFPQIYKTCLSFNIDITREMIPVTPAAHYIMGGVKTDLNGETSIKGLFAAGEVACTGVHGANRLASNSLLEGLVFGTRAGRAALKYTDSAGYVDAAHPLEGLPLMPDTVEPIDTEKIRYSLRKVMWEKVGIIRCNESLSIAKEHLNKWDFVLDARFSGRRELELKNMLTSAELIVDSALFRKGSTGAHFRSDFKGRGQKWNRHTACRKDEGIFWIEQ, encoded by the coding sequence ATGAATCCCCCTGTTAAGACAGTGGATTTCCTCGTAATAGGCGGAGGCGTTGCCGGCTTAAGGGCAGCCATCGAACTTGCATCATCTAAAAGCAGTATCATCGTTCTTACAAAAGACAAACCAACCGAAAGCAGCACTGAGTATGCCCAGGGCGGAATAGCTGTCGCTCTCAGTGATGAGGATGAGATAGGCATTCACTATGATGACACCATAAAGGCGGGCGACGGGCTGTGTGATGCCGAGGCCGTAAAGGTCATGGTGAACGAGGGCCCTGAACTTATCCTTGACCTTATATCCTGGGGCGCGGAGTTTGACAAGGACGGGAGCAAGCTTGATTTTTCGCGTGAGGCTGCGCACTCAAGGAACAGGATACTTCACTCACACGGTGATTCAACCGGCAAAGAGATCGAACGGACCCTGATCAATAAGGTTCGCACATTCCCTTCCATCACAAGATATGATTTTTCATTTACCCTTGACCTGATAACAATTGATAACAGATGTGTGGGCGCAAGGGTTCTGAGAAAGGGCGAGATAGTTGATATCTACGCAAAGGCGGTTGTGCTTGCAACAGGCGGGGCAGGGGAGCTTTTTGCAGGAACCACGAACCCGTCTATCGCGACCGCTGACGGAATGGCCATAGCCTACAGGGCAGGCGCTTTGCTGACTGATATGGAGTTCATCCAGTTCCATCCGACAACGCTCTTTTATCCTTCAGCCCCTCCGTTCTTACTGAGCGAAGCGATGAGAGGCGAAGGCGCTGTGCTGAAGAACATTAAAGGCGAGAGGTTCATGCATTTATATCATGAGCTGGCTGAGCTTGCGCCAAGGGATGTGGTAAGCAGGGCGATAGTATCAGAGATGGTCAATACAGAGGCAAAGCATGTCTATCTTGATATATCTCATCTTGACCATAATTTTATCAAGAAACGCTTTCCGCAGATCTATAAGACTTGCCTCAGCTTCAACATAGATATTACAAGGGAGATGATCCCGGTAACTCCTGCTGCGCATTACATCATGGGCGGTGTAAAGACCGACCTTAACGGTGAGACAAGCATTAAAGGGCTATTTGCCGCCGGCGAGGTTGCGTGTACAGGCGTTCACGGCGCAAACAGGCTTGCCTCAAACAGTCTTCTTGAGGGGCTTGTATTTGGAACGAGGGCAGGCAGGGCTGCGCTGAAGTATACGGATTCTGCCGGATATGTTGATGCAGCTCATCCGCTTGAAGGACTTCCTTTGATGCCGGATACGGTCGAGCCTATTGATACTGAAAAGATAAGGTATTCTCTCAGGAAGGTCATGTGGGAGAAGGTCGGCATAATCAGGTGCAATGAATCATTGAGCATCGCCAAGGAGCATCTGAATAAATGGGACTTTGTTCTGGATGCGCGCTTCAGCGGCAGAAGGGAGCTTGAGCTGAAGAACATGCTGACATCTGCAGAGCTTATTGTTGATTCCGCTCTTTTCAGGAAAGGGAGCACAGGCGCCCACTTTCGATCCGACTTCAAGGGAAGAGGGCAGAAGTGGAATAGACATACCGCATGCCGTAAGGATGAAGGCATCTTCTGGATAGAGCAATGA
- a CDS encoding YdbL family protein has protein sequence MKKVLLKKSFICSLVFFISSCVTINIYFPAAAVAEAADKIVEEVWGEKNRQKQEEQQKLDEQKKQNEPQSMIQDDSGSIFSFFGPASAYAQEADINITTPAIRALKESIQERAASIKPFMESGNVGISRDGLLAVRNTSGLSLKDKAAITRLIEAENSDRESLYAEIAKANNFTPEKIPDVKKIFAESWIKNAKQGWWIQDKDGNWKQQ, from the coding sequence ATGAAAAAAGTATTGCTCAAAAAATCGTTTATATGTTCTTTGGTCTTCTTTATTTCGTCCTGCGTAACCATAAATATATATTTCCCGGCTGCTGCCGTTGCTGAGGCTGCGGATAAGATCGTGGAAGAGGTATGGGGCGAGAAGAACAGGCAGAAACAGGAAGAGCAGCAGAAGCTGGATGAACAGAAGAAACAGAATGAACCGCAGAGCATGATACAGGACGATTCAGGATCCATATTCTCATTCTTCGGGCCTGCATCCGCTTATGCCCAGGAGGCAGATATTAATATCACAACACCCGCTATCAGGGCGTTGAAAGAATCCATACAGGAGAGGGCAGCTTCCATCAAACCATTCATGGAGAGCGGAAATGTCGGGATCTCCAGGGACGGGCTGCTTGCCGTTCGCAATACCAGCGGATTATCTTTAAAGGACAAGGCTGCGATTACCCGTCTTATTGAGGCGGAGAACAGTGACCGTGAATCGCTCTATGCTGAGATCGCAAAGGCAAATAACTTCACGCCAGAGAAGATACCAGATGTAAAGAAGATATTTGCAGAAAGCTGGATCAAGAATGCAAAGCAGGGCTGGTGGATTCAGGATAAGGACGGGAACTGGAAACAGCAATAA